In one window of Hyalangium ruber DNA:
- a CDS encoding peptide ABC transporter substrate-binding protein translates to MTLRPALATLLLLGAMPALAAGRVPYGGELRVAHTGTSGDLGDPTLADTPVDATLFGLLSRPVCRMDVSGAFQPAVAREVTRSTAQTVRLNLPSLVLANTLARAWTRLSNPKDASPYRALLFPVQAEGRQLSANGTALELPLSFPWPDLERSLCHPALALPLTTVAPSLGPFAATASKGVLEARLGYPEGRPYLDRLMLTPTDERGLSRLWSSRQVQLALGSLPEAGVLTGPALHATYLAFSPRRVPTDFRQAFESAIDREDLTRLFVRAPAVAMPHLLPPALLTQAPRPRPGAPGSGGMKTVTLLYDASLEDQRAVAERIQVKLHDRGYKVALEPLSRATLRARWAKGDFELMLHSLLLPPLPGPALAVVLDAAGRKDLLGVELPLIGSVADPAARDTKARERALAIAPSVPIIPLYAQGLGVRVAPEVGGLVMDAQGLPMLDGAYLLPAEQSPAAGTRR, encoded by the coding sequence ATGACGCTCCGCCCCGCTCTCGCAACCCTCCTCCTGCTCGGCGCCATGCCTGCCCTCGCCGCCGGCCGTGTGCCCTATGGCGGCGAGCTGCGCGTGGCCCACACGGGCACCTCGGGTGACCTGGGCGACCCCACGCTCGCGGACACCCCGGTGGACGCCACCCTGTTCGGCCTGCTGTCCCGCCCCGTCTGCCGCATGGATGTCAGCGGCGCGTTCCAGCCCGCCGTCGCCCGCGAGGTGACGCGCTCCACGGCCCAGACGGTGCGCCTCAACCTGCCCTCGCTCGTGCTGGCCAACACCCTGGCCCGCGCGTGGACGCGCCTGTCCAACCCCAAGGACGCCTCGCCCTACCGCGCGCTGCTCTTTCCCGTGCAGGCCGAGGGGCGGCAGCTCTCCGCCAACGGCACCGCGCTGGAGCTGCCCCTGTCCTTCCCGTGGCCGGATTTGGAGCGCTCGCTGTGCCACCCGGCGCTCGCGCTGCCGCTGACCACCGTGGCGCCCTCGCTGGGCCCGTTCGCCGCCACCGCGAGCAAGGGCGTGCTGGAGGCTCGGCTCGGCTACCCCGAGGGCCGCCCCTACCTGGACCGGCTGATGCTCACCCCGACGGATGAGCGCGGCCTGTCGCGGCTCTGGTCCTCCCGGCAGGTGCAGTTGGCGCTGGGCTCGCTGCCCGAGGCGGGTGTCCTCACCGGCCCGGCGCTCCACGCCACGTACCTGGCCTTCTCGCCGCGCCGCGTCCCCACCGACTTCCGGCAGGCCTTCGAGAGCGCCATCGATCGCGAGGATCTCACCCGCCTCTTCGTGCGCGCGCCCGCCGTGGCCATGCCGCACCTCCTGCCCCCCGCGCTGTTGACCCAGGCGCCCCGGCCTCGCCCGGGTGCTCCCGGCTCGGGCGGGATGAAGACGGTGACGCTGCTCTACGACGCCAGCCTCGAGGACCAACGCGCGGTGGCCGAACGCATCCAGGTGAAGCTCCACGACCGTGGCTACAAGGTCGCGCTGGAGCCGCTGTCGCGCGCCACGCTGCGCGCCCGCTGGGCCAAGGGGGACTTCGAGCTGATGCTGCACTCGCTGCTCCTGCCGCCCCTGCCCGGCCCGGCGCTCGCCGTGGTGCTGGACGCGGCCGGGCGCAAGGATCTGCTCGGCGTGGAGCTGCCCCTCATCGGCTCCGTGGCGGACCCCGCCGCCCGGGACACCAAGGCCCGTGAGCGGGCGCTGGCGATCGCCCCCTCGGTGCCGATCATCCCTCTCTACGCCCAGGGCCTGGGCGTGCGCGTGGCACCCGAGGTGGGCGGGCTGGTGATGGATGCCCAGGGGCTGCCCATGCTCGACGGCGCCTACCTCCTGCCTGCCGAACAGTCCCCGGCGGCGGGGACGCGCCGGTGA
- a CDS encoding VCBS repeat-containing protein: MSHALATLLLSTLAAAPTTPAPGAPPSVVRLAQLVAEDVRAHKPEAPIALHLSSTSPELRRAVSTMLAAQLSTEEQGPVVLEAPSPEAAEQVAREQGARSLVRLTISVSDGQLRANGDLLGTWVNFWAGRTPSRPPEPAMAVVRAVEADAGALALAAISPQSIATSPLPTTSGPRPVRLMGAVLVRLEGPPAGLAAGDLDGDGKDEVAVLTERAVSVFGGDGRLLARRELEGLPLNSSPPREPFGVVAIIPQPARLAAWSTRYAHGEVLVFDRAKSALRPIGPLDTAPLGATERATFTAGQTTFTPEVRLSEGRVLTVPAPFTASSIAPPRMLFVHLDGSASLYQRATTPPIRMQGLGAGSALGDLDGDETPELITTAPQIYPSPDSVRVYALTGDDPTAHSPLWQSTLPAGRALHIVTADLDQDKQREVLVGVWHIDGTGEVFLMRQGAP; encoded by the coding sequence GTGAGCCACGCTCTCGCCACGCTGCTGTTGTCCACTCTCGCCGCCGCTCCGACCACCCCTGCTCCGGGCGCGCCACCCTCCGTGGTGCGGCTGGCCCAGTTGGTGGCCGAGGACGTGCGGGCCCACAAACCGGAAGCCCCCATCGCCCTGCACCTGAGCAGCACTTCTCCCGAGCTGCGGCGCGCGGTGAGCACGATGCTGGCCGCTCAGCTCTCCACCGAGGAGCAGGGCCCCGTCGTCCTGGAGGCCCCCTCTCCTGAAGCCGCCGAGCAGGTGGCCCGGGAGCAGGGCGCGCGTTCCCTGGTGCGCCTGACGATCTCCGTGAGCGACGGACAGCTCCGCGCGAACGGAGACCTGCTGGGAACGTGGGTGAACTTCTGGGCCGGCCGCACGCCCAGCCGCCCACCCGAACCAGCCATGGCCGTGGTCCGAGCGGTGGAGGCGGACGCCGGAGCGCTGGCCCTCGCCGCCATCTCGCCGCAGTCGATCGCCACTTCGCCCCTGCCCACCACGAGTGGGCCTCGGCCGGTGCGGTTGATGGGCGCGGTGCTGGTCCGCCTGGAAGGGCCTCCCGCCGGCCTCGCCGCCGGAGACCTCGATGGCGATGGCAAGGACGAGGTGGCCGTCCTCACCGAGCGGGCCGTGTCCGTCTTCGGGGGCGACGGGCGGCTGCTCGCGCGCCGGGAGCTGGAGGGCCTGCCGTTGAACTCCTCACCGCCCCGCGAGCCCTTTGGCGTGGTGGCCATCATTCCCCAGCCCGCGCGGCTGGCGGCCTGGTCCACCCGCTACGCGCACGGCGAGGTGCTCGTATTCGACCGGGCCAAGAGCGCGCTGCGCCCCATCGGCCCGCTGGACACCGCCCCGCTGGGCGCCACCGAGCGCGCCACCTTCACCGCGGGCCAGACGACCTTCACTCCCGAGGTGCGGCTCAGCGAGGGCCGGGTGCTCACCGTGCCCGCGCCCTTCACCGCCTCGAGCATCGCCCCGCCGCGCATGCTCTTCGTCCACCTGGACGGCAGCGCCTCCCTGTATCAGCGCGCCACCACCCCGCCCATCCGCATGCAGGGGCTCGGAGCAGGCAGCGCGCTCGGAGATCTGGACGGGGACGAGACGCCAGAGCTGATCACCACCGCGCCGCAGATCTACCCCTCGCCGGACTCGGTGCGCGTCTACGCCCTCACCGGCGACGACCCGACCGCGCACAGCCCCCTGTGGCAGAGCACCCTGCCCGCGGGCCGCGCGCTGCACATCGTCACTGCCGATCTGGACCAGGACAAGCAGCGCGAGGTGCTCGTGGGTGTCTGGCACATCGACGGCACCGGTGAAGTCTTCCTCATGCGCCAGGGTGCGCCATGA
- a CDS encoding penicillin-binding protein 1A codes for MNTPPEAPSTPELPPAPPPPPARPGLGARIWKWTKRLLVVSLVLVLLAFATGTGVYFYFSRDLPSVEALRNYRPPQVTKVTCADGSLCAEFYLERRTLVNIEELPKHVRDAFLAAEDADFYKHEGLDFFGITRAAIKNLIPGSRKSGASTITQQVVKNLLLTPERSLARKIREWILTPRVEEALTKDQILNLYINQIYYGQRRYGLEEAALYYFGKHAKDLSIGEAAVLGGTPQSPHRINPETNIVRAKSRQRYVLGQLAQHGFLPKEVVDAEMDKPIVLAPRPPPPVGAYYAEEIRRTLIERYGEKAVLEGGLRVEIAMMPKLQGAAEDSVRNGLEAVDRRQGYRGPLGTMEAERFERFKGLIAHRIEEAGRRQKEAEHVADLAPLATAAPEPEKTPDEGVEEQRPELTPEGEAPPSAEETLARSVPLRPLKEGLRLSGYVTSVDDKKGTAKIDLVGRTAEVSFATVKWARQKGKGAPSSISSVFQVGELVRVRILKALPAPANVEATLDQIPEVQGGLVVINPANRYVVAMVGGYDFERSSFNRATQAKRQPGSSFKPFLYAAALGSGRFTPLSTVNDAPEAIRDPYTGKQWKPKNYDGRFDGPMTLRQALTKSKNTVSVRLIEAITPATAIDYARRAGIHSALPENLTLALGTGEVTMLEAVNAYATMQANGRYAEPLLVLRVRDTKGTVLEEHAPAFEETLPPAVAYLTTTLMRSVVEEGTATAVRELNRPAAGKTGTTNESKDTWFSGYTMEFVASAWVGFDDNSPLGSTETGGRAALPIWLDFMRVAHQGLPAREFEVPPGIVTVRIDPSTGLLAGNSVPGRLEPFLEGTQPTEEAPPPGQVDTSEFFLEDGKRGGL; via the coding sequence ATGAACACACCCCCTGAAGCCCCCTCCACCCCCGAGCTGCCCCCGGCCCCGCCGCCGCCTCCCGCGCGTCCGGGCCTCGGCGCCCGCATCTGGAAGTGGACGAAGCGGCTGCTGGTCGTCTCGCTGGTGCTCGTGCTGCTGGCCTTCGCGACGGGCACCGGCGTCTACTTCTACTTCAGCCGGGACCTGCCCTCGGTGGAGGCCCTGCGCAACTACCGGCCGCCCCAGGTGACGAAGGTGACGTGCGCGGACGGCTCGCTGTGCGCCGAGTTCTACCTGGAGCGCCGCACCCTGGTGAACATCGAGGAGTTGCCCAAGCACGTGCGCGACGCGTTCCTCGCCGCCGAGGACGCGGACTTCTACAAGCACGAGGGCCTGGACTTCTTCGGCATCACCCGCGCGGCCATCAAGAACCTCATCCCCGGCAGCCGCAAGTCCGGCGCCTCGACGATTACGCAGCAGGTGGTGAAGAACCTGCTGCTCACGCCCGAGCGCAGCCTGGCGCGCAAGATCCGCGAGTGGATCCTCACCCCGCGCGTGGAAGAGGCGCTCACCAAGGATCAGATCCTCAACCTCTACATCAACCAGATCTACTACGGGCAGCGCCGCTACGGGCTGGAGGAGGCGGCGCTCTACTACTTCGGCAAGCACGCCAAGGACCTGAGCATCGGCGAGGCGGCGGTGCTCGGAGGCACGCCGCAGTCTCCGCACCGCATCAACCCGGAGACGAACATCGTGCGCGCCAAGTCCCGCCAGCGCTACGTGCTGGGACAGCTCGCGCAGCACGGCTTCCTGCCCAAGGAGGTGGTGGACGCGGAGATGGACAAGCCCATCGTCCTGGCACCCCGGCCGCCGCCCCCGGTGGGCGCGTACTACGCCGAGGAGATCCGCCGCACGCTCATCGAGCGCTACGGGGAGAAGGCGGTGCTGGAGGGCGGCCTGCGCGTGGAGATCGCCATGATGCCCAAGCTGCAGGGGGCGGCCGAGGACTCGGTGCGCAACGGCCTGGAGGCGGTGGACCGGCGCCAGGGCTACCGCGGTCCGCTGGGCACGATGGAGGCCGAGCGCTTCGAGCGCTTCAAGGGGCTCATCGCCCACCGCATCGAGGAGGCGGGCCGCCGGCAGAAGGAGGCCGAGCACGTGGCGGACCTGGCGCCGCTGGCCACGGCTGCTCCGGAGCCGGAGAAGACCCCCGACGAGGGCGTCGAGGAGCAGCGGCCGGAGCTCACCCCCGAGGGCGAAGCGCCCCCTTCCGCGGAGGAGACCCTGGCGCGCTCCGTTCCCCTGCGCCCGCTGAAGGAAGGCCTGCGCCTCAGCGGCTACGTCACCTCGGTGGATGACAAGAAGGGCACCGCGAAGATCGACCTCGTGGGCCGCACCGCCGAGGTGTCGTTCGCCACGGTGAAGTGGGCCCGCCAGAAGGGCAAGGGCGCACCGTCGAGCATCTCGAGCGTGTTCCAGGTGGGAGAGCTGGTGCGCGTGCGCATCCTCAAGGCGCTGCCCGCTCCCGCCAACGTGGAGGCCACGCTCGATCAGATCCCCGAGGTGCAGGGAGGGCTCGTGGTCATCAACCCCGCCAACCGGTACGTGGTGGCCATGGTGGGCGGCTATGACTTCGAGCGCTCCTCCTTCAACCGCGCCACGCAGGCCAAGCGGCAGCCGGGCTCGTCCTTCAAGCCCTTCCTCTACGCCGCGGCGCTGGGCAGTGGGCGCTTCACGCCGCTGAGCACGGTGAACGACGCGCCCGAGGCCATCCGCGACCCGTACACGGGCAAGCAGTGGAAGCCGAAGAACTATGATGGGCGCTTCGACGGTCCGATGACGCTGCGCCAGGCGCTCACCAAGTCCAAGAACACCGTGTCCGTGCGCCTCATCGAGGCCATCACCCCTGCCACGGCCATCGACTACGCGCGGCGGGCGGGCATCCATTCGGCGCTGCCGGAGAACCTCACGCTGGCGCTAGGCACTGGCGAGGTGACGATGCTGGAGGCCGTCAACGCGTACGCCACCATGCAGGCCAATGGCCGCTACGCGGAGCCGCTGCTGGTGCTGCGCGTCCGGGACACCAAGGGCACGGTGCTGGAGGAGCACGCGCCCGCCTTCGAGGAGACGCTGCCTCCGGCGGTGGCCTACCTCACCACGACGCTGATGCGCAGCGTGGTGGAGGAGGGCACAGCCACGGCGGTGCGCGAGCTGAACCGCCCCGCCGCCGGCAAGACGGGCACCACCAACGAGTCGAAGGACACCTGGTTCTCCGGCTACACCATGGAGTTCGTCGCCAGCGCCTGGGTGGGCTTCGACGACAACTCGCCCCTGGGCAGCACGGAGACGGGTGGCCGCGCCGCCCTGCCCATCTGGCTGGACTTCATGCGCGTGGCGCACCAGGGCCTGCCGGCGCGCGAGTTCGAGGTGCCGCCCGGCATCGTCACCGTGCGCATCGACCCTTCCACCGGCCTGCTCGCGGGCAACTCGGTGCCCGGCCGGCTCGAACCCTTCCTCGAGGGCACCCAGCCCACCGAAGAGGCCCCGCCTCCCGGCCAGGTGGATACCAGCGAGTTCTTCCTCGAGGACGGCAAACGGGGAGGCTTGTGA
- a CDS encoding tetratricopeptide repeat protein, whose amino-acid sequence MKTKARALHPHLLPALLPILAVLGIAGYEGLLALRPSRPTSSDMAAAKAVTSAPPSLSLPVESTPATEEGLPPSDELSLAHEHLSRINHLARARTLGELGDFAGALTECRRALHDTPEDEETLRALARLAQLTEQPELAVHAFERLGRLRPDDASPLVQQARLLITLGRYADAARAGEAALLRDSEEPEAYHVIGRAHLAAGNLPEALPRLEQAVHLAPEHGHALNNLGLAYLRSSQDAKAAEVLARAAARLPHVAYVHNNLGVAYERLGRAEEAQAAYAAATRLSPRYVKARLNGDRVNKVARLDVPPPGPRDGLAPGQPSEDTGP is encoded by the coding sequence ATGAAGACGAAGGCCCGTGCGCTCCATCCCCACCTGCTCCCCGCCCTCCTGCCCATCCTCGCGGTCCTGGGCATCGCCGGCTACGAGGGACTCCTGGCCCTGCGCCCTTCTCGGCCTACCTCGTCCGACATGGCTGCCGCGAAGGCCGTAACGTCCGCGCCGCCTTCTCTCTCTCTTCCGGTGGAATCCACTCCCGCCACGGAAGAGGGGCTGCCGCCCTCGGACGAATTGTCCCTGGCGCATGAGCACCTGAGCCGCATCAACCACCTCGCCCGCGCCCGGACCCTGGGGGAGCTGGGTGACTTCGCGGGTGCGCTCACCGAGTGCCGCCGTGCTCTCCATGACACGCCCGAGGACGAGGAGACCCTGCGGGCGCTCGCCCGCCTGGCCCAGCTCACCGAACAGCCGGAGCTCGCCGTCCACGCCTTCGAGCGACTCGGCCGCCTGCGCCCGGACGATGCCTCCCCGCTCGTCCAGCAGGCCCGCCTCCTCATCACCCTGGGCCGGTACGCCGACGCGGCTCGCGCGGGGGAAGCGGCCCTCCTGCGCGACTCCGAGGAGCCCGAGGCGTACCACGTGATTGGCCGTGCCCACCTGGCCGCGGGCAACCTCCCCGAGGCCCTGCCGCGCCTGGAGCAGGCCGTCCACCTGGCGCCGGAGCATGGCCATGCGCTCAACAACCTGGGCCTCGCCTACCTGCGCTCCAGCCAGGACGCGAAGGCCGCAGAGGTGCTCGCCCGCGCCGCCGCCCGGCTGCCGCACGTGGCCTACGTCCACAACAACCTGGGGGTCGCCTACGAGCGGCTCGGCCGCGCCGAGGAGGCCCAGGCCGCCTATGCCGCCGCCACCCGGCTCTCTCCCCGCTACGTCAAGGCGCGCCTCAACGGGGACCGGGTGAACAAGGTGGCCCGCCTCGACGTCCCCCCTCCTGGGCCTCGGGACGGCCTGGCCCCGGGGCAGCCTTCCGAGGACACGGGCCCATGA
- the xth gene encoding exodeoxyribonuclease III: protein MKIVTWNVNSVRARQERLLNWLKTHQPDALCLQELKCVDTDFPMEAVRELGYHAAIHGQKTYNGVAILSKEEPQDVVRGISDGVEDAQARVIAATVKGVRVVSVYAPNGQAVDSPAYEYKLEWYSRLRRYLDTRHKPDEPLVLCGDWNVAPEDIDTWDPKLWEGQTLFTLKERDALQRLCAFGLTDVFRKLHPNEQKFSWWDYRELGFPKNKGLRIDHLLATAPLMERAVQSEVDREERKGKQPSDHAPVWAEFKD from the coding sequence ATGAAAATCGTGACCTGGAACGTGAACTCGGTTCGGGCCCGGCAGGAGCGGCTGCTGAACTGGTTGAAGACCCACCAGCCGGACGCGCTCTGCCTTCAAGAGCTCAAGTGCGTGGACACGGACTTCCCCATGGAGGCCGTGCGCGAGCTGGGCTACCACGCGGCGATCCATGGGCAGAAGACGTACAACGGCGTGGCCATCCTCTCGAAGGAGGAGCCCCAGGACGTGGTGCGCGGCATCTCCGACGGCGTGGAGGACGCGCAAGCCCGGGTGATCGCCGCGACGGTGAAGGGGGTGCGGGTGGTGAGCGTGTACGCGCCCAACGGGCAGGCGGTGGACTCGCCGGCGTACGAGTACAAGCTGGAGTGGTACTCGCGGCTGCGGCGCTACCTGGACACGCGGCACAAGCCGGACGAGCCGCTGGTGCTGTGCGGCGACTGGAACGTGGCCCCCGAGGACATCGACACGTGGGACCCGAAGCTGTGGGAGGGCCAGACGCTCTTCACGCTGAAGGAGCGCGACGCGCTGCAGCGGCTGTGCGCGTTCGGGCTCACGGACGTGTTCCGCAAGCTGCACCCGAACGAGCAGAAGTTCAGCTGGTGGGACTACCGGGAGCTGGGGTTCCCGAAGAACAAGGGGCTGCGCATCGATCACCTGCTGGCCACGGCGCCGCTGATGGAGCGGGCGGTGCAGTCGGAGGTGGATCGCGAGGAGCGCAAGGGCAAGCAGCCCTCGGACCACGCGCCCGTGTGGGCCGAGTTCAAGGACTGA
- a CDS encoding ABA4-like family protein, which yields MNEELILKVLNVPVLVGWLSMLLAPRSRFTRWLVESDVLPLGIGVLYLVLVAPHLPGLLREFDTLAHIGAALQRPGMLLAAWIHYLAFDFLVGRVVLADAQRRGIPHLLVAPCLVLTFMLGPVGYLAYAAVRLLSRRFLPAVAPLPAPSH from the coding sequence GTGAACGAAGAGCTGATCTTGAAGGTGCTGAACGTCCCGGTGCTGGTGGGCTGGCTGTCGATGCTGCTGGCGCCCCGCTCCCGCTTCACCCGGTGGCTGGTGGAGAGCGATGTGCTGCCGCTAGGCATCGGCGTGCTGTACCTGGTGCTGGTCGCCCCGCACCTGCCGGGGCTGCTGCGCGAGTTCGACACGCTGGCGCACATCGGCGCCGCGCTCCAGCGCCCCGGCATGTTGCTGGCCGCGTGGATCCACTACCTCGCGTTCGACTTCCTGGTGGGCCGAGTGGTGCTCGCCGATGCCCAGCGCCGAGGCATCCCCCACCTGCTCGTCGCGCCGTGCCTGGTGCTGACCTTCATGCTCGGGCCCGTGGGCTACCTCGCCTACGCGGCCGTCCGGTTGCTGTCCCGACGCTTCCTGCCGGCCGTGGCCCCACTCCCCGCTCCCTCCCACTGA
- a CDS encoding GMC family oxidoreductase, which yields MDCDFLIIGSGFGGSVSALRLMQKGYRVVMLEKGRRLGPQEFPKTNWNLKRWLWMPQLGWRGLFKMTFFRHVTVLSGVGVGGGSLVYANTLPIPKDDFFQNGSWCRLADWKQELAPHYTEVRRMLGARENPLRTYPDQVLQEVGKEMGREDFQPTTVAVYFGEPGVTVPDPYFNGEGPPRTGCNSCGGCMLGCRFGAKNTLDKNYLYFAEKLGLTIHADTEATWVRPLPEGGYEVEALEGTSFFRRKRRFTARQVIFAGGVLGTVDLLLKLKERPDGLPRLSDRLGDEVRTNSEALIGVVTPNRERDLSKGIAIGSILHTDAHSHLEPVRYSAGSGFFRTLMAPYVSGDKVVTRLARLIGVILRHPLKLLRVMTVRDQSKQSMILLYMRTLDGHLSMRRGRGLTTGLRKGVTTSLHTGPAPTANIPEAAELARRVADKLDGMPMSLASETVLGIPTTAHILGGCCMGDSPQTGTIDSQHRLFGYEGLYVIDGSAVSGNPGVNPSLTIAALAERAMTFIPARQRLESGQALPEAKLPAALVG from the coding sequence ATGGACTGCGACTTCCTCATCATCGGCTCGGGGTTCGGCGGCAGCGTGAGCGCGCTGCGGCTGATGCAGAAGGGCTACCGCGTGGTGATGCTGGAGAAGGGCCGGCGCCTCGGGCCACAGGAGTTCCCGAAGACGAACTGGAACCTGAAGCGGTGGCTGTGGATGCCGCAGCTCGGCTGGCGCGGGCTGTTCAAGATGACCTTCTTCCGCCACGTCACCGTGCTCTCGGGCGTGGGGGTGGGCGGCGGCTCGCTCGTCTACGCCAACACCCTGCCCATCCCGAAGGATGACTTCTTCCAGAACGGCTCCTGGTGCCGCCTCGCGGATTGGAAGCAGGAGCTGGCGCCGCACTACACCGAGGTGCGGCGGATGCTCGGGGCGAGGGAGAACCCGCTGCGCACCTACCCGGATCAGGTGCTCCAGGAGGTGGGCAAGGAGATGGGCCGCGAGGACTTCCAGCCCACCACCGTGGCCGTCTACTTCGGGGAGCCGGGCGTCACCGTGCCGGACCCGTACTTCAACGGCGAGGGCCCGCCGCGCACCGGCTGCAACTCCTGCGGCGGCTGCATGCTGGGCTGCCGCTTCGGCGCGAAGAACACGCTGGACAAGAACTACCTCTACTTCGCCGAGAAGCTCGGGCTCACCATCCACGCGGACACGGAGGCCACGTGGGTGCGTCCGCTGCCAGAAGGGGGCTACGAGGTGGAGGCGCTGGAGGGCACTTCGTTCTTCCGGCGCAAGCGGCGCTTCACCGCGCGCCAGGTCATCTTCGCCGGCGGGGTGCTGGGGACGGTGGATCTGCTGCTCAAGCTCAAGGAGCGCCCGGACGGGCTACCCCGGCTGTCGGACCGGCTGGGCGATGAGGTGCGTACCAACTCCGAGGCCCTCATCGGCGTGGTGACGCCCAACCGCGAGCGAGACCTGTCCAAGGGCATCGCCATCGGCTCCATCCTCCATACCGACGCGCACTCGCACCTGGAGCCGGTGCGCTACTCGGCGGGCTCGGGTTTCTTCCGGACCCTCATGGCGCCCTATGTCTCCGGCGACAAGGTGGTGACGCGGCTGGCGCGGCTCATCGGCGTGATTTTGCGACACCCGCTCAAGCTGCTGCGCGTCATGACCGTGCGCGACCAGTCCAAGCAGTCGATGATCCTCCTTTATATGCGCACGCTGGATGGGCACCTGAGCATGCGGCGCGGGCGCGGGCTGACGACCGGCTTGCGCAAGGGTGTCACCACGTCGCTGCACACGGGCCCCGCCCCCACGGCCAACATCCCCGAGGCGGCCGAGCTGGCGCGCCGGGTGGCCGACAAGCTCGACGGCATGCCGATGAGCCTCGCCAGCGAGACGGTGCTGGGCATCCCCACGACGGCGCACATCCTCGGCGGCTGCTGCATGGGAGACTCACCTCAGACGGGGACGATCGATTCCCAGCACCGCCTGTTCGGCTACGAGGGCCTGTACGTCATCGACGGCTCGGCGGTCTCGGGCAACCCGGGCGTCAACCCGTCGCTGACCATCGCCGCGCTGGCCGAGCGGGCGATGACCTTCATCCCCGCCAGGCAACGGTTGGAGTCGGGACAGGCGCTCCCCGAGGCCAAGCTCCCGGCCGCCCTGGTCGGGTGA
- a CDS encoding TetR/AcrR family transcriptional regulator, whose translation MGSTERRQRQKEQLREQILEAARTIVVQEGFDALSMRKIADAVEYAPATLYLHFQSRDEIARELCVRGFRELWNFLAPAAPLADPLERLRVVAEGYVRFAMSHPETYRLIFMEDPKYTGTVLRGGPDDPGEQSLLLMVRAFEELQEQGRLAKDAVPRRLSEVFWAGMHGVVSLKITCSDFLQTPAEEMTTTLTRALLDGLISPATRPRAARLR comes from the coding sequence ATGGGGAGCACCGAGCGCAGGCAGCGCCAGAAGGAGCAGCTTCGGGAGCAGATCCTGGAGGCCGCCCGGACCATCGTGGTCCAGGAGGGATTTGACGCGCTGTCGATGCGGAAGATCGCGGACGCGGTGGAGTACGCGCCGGCGACGCTGTACCTGCACTTCCAGAGCCGGGACGAGATCGCTCGGGAGCTGTGCGTGCGCGGGTTCCGGGAGCTGTGGAACTTCCTGGCGCCAGCAGCCCCTCTCGCCGACCCGCTGGAGCGGCTACGCGTGGTGGCCGAGGGCTACGTGCGCTTCGCGATGAGCCATCCGGAGACCTACCGGCTCATCTTCATGGAGGATCCGAAGTACACCGGCACGGTGCTTCGAGGCGGCCCGGATGACCCCGGGGAGCAGTCCTTGCTCCTGATGGTCCGGGCCTTCGAAGAGCTCCAGGAGCAGGGGCGGCTCGCCAAGGACGCGGTCCCTCGACGACTCTCGGAGGTGTTCTGGGCGGGAATGCACGGCGTGGTGAGCCTGAAGATCACCTGCTCCGACTTCCTGCAAACGCCGGCCGAGGAGATGACCACCACCCTGACCCGCGCGCTGCTCGACGGCCTGATCTCCCCCGCGACGCGTCCTCGCGCCGCCAGGCTGCGCTGA
- a CDS encoding NAD-dependent epimerase/dehydratase family protein, with protein sequence MGKIALFGAAGAIGSSVADALRSQGRPYRVVGRSQASLEASFGSDPLAEIVTWNPEEPASVQAAAQGVETLVYLVGVPYWDFRLHPVLMRQTIEGAVAAGVSKLVLIGTVYPFGRPRTERVAEDHPREPHTFKGKMRKEQEDLVLAAHQQGRLQTTILRLPDFYGPNVERSFLHLAFRAAHEGGRADLIGPIDTPHEYVFVPDVGPVVTALADEPRAYGRTWNLAGAGVTTQRTLVVRIFAEAGRPPKLRVAGPWMVRALGLFQPFMRELAEMHYLQTTPVLMDDSALRGLLGEVRKTPYEEGIRRTIEALRTPAAAGTR encoded by the coding sequence ATGGGCAAGATCGCGCTGTTCGGAGCGGCGGGGGCCATTGGCTCCAGTGTGGCGGATGCGCTGCGGTCGCAGGGCCGTCCCTACCGGGTCGTCGGGCGCTCCCAGGCGTCGCTTGAGGCGAGCTTTGGCAGCGATCCCCTGGCGGAGATCGTCACCTGGAACCCGGAGGAGCCCGCCTCGGTGCAGGCCGCGGCGCAGGGGGTGGAGACACTCGTCTACCTGGTCGGCGTACCGTATTGGGACTTCCGCCTCCACCCGGTGCTGATGCGCCAGACGATCGAGGGGGCGGTCGCGGCGGGGGTCTCCAAGCTGGTGCTCATCGGGACGGTGTACCCCTTCGGGCGGCCGCGCACGGAGCGGGTGGCCGAGGACCACCCCAGAGAGCCCCACACGTTCAAGGGCAAGATGCGCAAGGAGCAGGAGGACCTCGTCCTCGCGGCCCACCAGCAGGGGCGCCTCCAGACCACCATCCTGCGGCTGCCGGACTTCTACGGGCCGAACGTCGAGCGCAGCTTCCTGCACCTCGCCTTCCGCGCCGCGCATGAAGGGGGCCGTGCCGATCTCATCGGGCCCATCGACACCCCGCACGAGTACGTCTTCGTGCCGGACGTGGGGCCAGTGGTCACCGCGCTCGCGGACGAGCCGCGCGCCTACGGGCGCACCTGGAACCTCGCGGGCGCCGGTGTCACCACGCAGCGCACGCTCGTCGTGCGCATCTTCGCCGAGGCGGGCCGGCCGCCGAAGCTCCGCGTCGCGGGCCCCTGGATGGTGCGCGCCCTGGGCTTGTTCCAGCCCTTCATGCGGGAGCTCGCGGAGATGCACTACCTGCAGACCACGCCGGTCTTGATGGACGACTCGGCGCTGCGCGGGTTGCTGGGCGAGGTGCGCAAGACGCCTTACGAGGAGGGGATCCGCCGGACGATCGAGGCGCTGCGTACACCCGCCGCCGCTGGAACTCGATGA